The Euphorbia lathyris chromosome 2, ddEupLath1.1, whole genome shotgun sequence genome includes a window with the following:
- the LOC136218113 gene encoding paired amphipathic helix protein Sin3-like 4, with protein sequence MKRSRDDMLINSQLKRPIVSSRGETSGQPQMIGGGAAAPSDGGVGGGGGGGGGGVGVGQKLTTNDALSYLKAVKDIFQDKRERYDDFLEVMKDFKAQRIDTSGVIARVKELFKGHRDLILGFNTFLPKGYEITLPLEEEQPQQKKPVEFEEAINFVNKIKTRFRGDDHVYKSFLDILNMYRKENKSITEVYQEVASLFYEHHDLLDEFTHFLPDNSASASAHFAPSGRNSILRDRTSAMPTVRQLHVDKKERTTASHADRDFSVDRPDPDHGSLLRAEKEQRRRGEKEKERREDRDRREQREDRDYDHDGSRDFNMRLPHKRKSARRVDDSSAEHQGGDGDENFGMHPVSSTYDDKNAVKNALSQELAFCEKVKERLHNPDDYQGFLRCLHLYTREIITRTELQSLVNDLLVKHLDLMDGFNEFLARCEKNEGLLAGVVSKKSLWNEGSLPKPVKLEDRDRDRDRDRDRDREREDGTKDRDRETRERDRLDKVTFSNKDPGGHKMSLFPSKDKFLAKPINELDLSNCERCTPSYRLLPKNYPIPSASQRTELGAEVLNDHWVSVTSGSEDYSFKHMRKNQYEESLFRCEDDRFELDMLLESVNVTTKRVEELLEKINNNTIKTETPIRIDDHLTALNIRCIERLYGDHGLDVLEVLRKNTSLALPVILTRLKQKQEEWARCRADFNKVWAEIYSKNYHKSLDHRSFYFKQQDTKSLSTKALLAEIKEISEKKRKEDDVLLAFAAGNRRPIIPNMEFEYPDPDIHEDLYQLIKYSCGEVCTTEQLDKVMKIWTTFLEPMLGVPSRPQGAEDTEDVVKAKNHTSKSGESEGSPSGGGSAVINKHSNSSRNGDESIQPEQSSSSRAWLLNGDNGVKENGSPDADRLVRKSDTSCNTVQHDKTQINAPSADETSVIGKQSTCIERLLNSNTSLAPAAELSNGRINIESGMSVTPSRPINGAINSGLALGSSEMLASSEAGEFSRPIVSTNGAATEGVKSHRYNDGSAAQFKIEREEGELSPNGDFEEDNFAAYGEAGLEAAHKAKEGAGSRQFQTRPGEETCAEAAGENDADADDEGDESAQRSSEDSENPSENGDVSGSESGDGEDCSREEHEEDGEHDHDNKAESEGEAEGMADAHDVEGDGNMLPFSERFLLNVKPLAKHVPPSLHDKEKGSRVFYGNDSFYVLFRLHQTLYERIQSAKINSSSAERKWRASSDTSPSDLYARFRSALYNLLDGSSDNTKFEDDCRAIIGTQSYLLFTLDKLIYKLVKQLQTVATDEMDNKLLQLYAYEKSRKPGRFVDIVYHENTRVLLHDENIYRIECSSTPTHLSVQLMDFGHDKPEVTAVSMDPNFAAYLQNDFLAIVPEKKEKPGIFLKRNKHACANPDECQAMEGFQVFNGLECKIACISSKVSYVLDTEDFLFRTKKRRKLLQMNSSCHDQAKITKKVQQFHRWLSSS encoded by the exons ATGAAGAGGTCAAGAGATGATATGCTCATCAACTCGCAACTTAAAAGACCAATTGTCTCTTCTCGAGGGGAAAC TTCGGGGCAACCCCAAATGATTGGGGGAGGAGCAGCTGCACCTAGCGATGGTGGTgttggaggaggaggaggaggaggaggtggtGGTGTTGGTGTTGGACAGAAACTTACAACTAATGATGCCTTGTCATATCTCAAGGCTGTGAAAGACATATTTCAAGACAAAAGGGAAAGATATGATGACTTTCTTGAGGTCATGAAGGATTTTAAAGCTCAAAG AATTGACACTTCCGGAGTCATAGCAAGGGTGAAGGAATTATTTAAAGGGCACCGTGATCTAATTTTAGGTTTCAATACATTTTTGCCTAAGGGATATGAAATCACCCTCCCTCTGGAGGAAGAGCAACCTCAACAGAAGAAGCCTGTTGAATTTGAAGAAGCAATTAATTTTGTGAACAAAATTAAG ACGAGGTTTCGAGGGGACGATCATGTCTACAAGTCATTTTTAGACATTTTGAACATGTACAGGAAGGAGAATAAATCCATTACTGAAGTGTACCAAGAG GTTGCTTCGCTTTTTTATGAACACCACGATCTGCTCGATGAGTTCACTCATTTTCTACCAGATAATTCAGCTTCAGCCTCTGCTCACTTTGCTCCATCTGGTCGAAATTCTATTCTTCGTGATAGGACCTCCGCAATGCCCACTGTACGCCAATTGCATGTTGATAAG AAAGAACGGACTACTGCATCCCATGCCGACCGAGATTTTAGTGTTGACCGTCCTGATCCAGATCATGGGTCTCTGTTAAGAGCAGAGAAAGAGCAACGTAGACGTggagagaaagagaaggaaaGGAGAGAAGATCGAGATAGAAGAGAACAGCGGGAAGATAGAGACTATGACCATGATGGCAGTCGTGATTTCAACATGCGGTTGCCTCACAAGCGGAAATCTGCTCGTAGGGTTGATGATTCATCTGCCGAACATCAAGGTGGGGATGGCGATGAAAATTTTGGAATGCATCCTGTTTCATCCACTTATGATGATAAAAATGCTGTGAAAA ATGCACTCAGTCAAGAGCTTGCTTTCTGTGAGAAAGTGAAGGAAAGGTTGCATAACCCTGACGATTACCAGGGATTTTTGAGGTGCCTGCACCTATATACCAGGGAAATAATAACGAGAACGGAGTTGCAATCGTTG GTGAATGATTTGCTTGTAAAACATTTGGATCTTATGGATGGCTTCAATGAATTTCTGGCACGTTGTGAAAAGAATG AAGGTCTTCTAGCTGGAGTTGTGAGTAAAA AATCCTTGTGGAATGAAGGTAGTCTGCCGAAACCTGTGAAGTTAGAAGACAGGGATAGAGATCGAGATCGGGATCGGGATCGGGATCGTGAGAGAGAAGATGGGACTAAAGATAGAGATCGTGAAACAAGGGAAAGGGATAGACTTGACAAAGTAACATTCAGCAACAAAGATCCTGGAGGTCACAAGATGTCATTATTTCCCAGCAAGGATAAGTTTTTGGCAAAACCTATCAATGAACTTGACCTATCTAATTGTGAACGCTGCACTCCCAGCTATCGACTCCTCCCAAAAAAT TATCCCATACCTTCAGCAAGTCAGAGAACAGAACTTGGTGCCGAAGTACTGAATGATCATTGGGTTTCTGTCACTTCAGGAAGTGAAGATTACTCTTTTAAACACATGCGGAAAAACCAGTATGAAGAAAGCCTGTTTCGATGTGAAGATGACAG GTTTGAGCTGGATATGTTGTTGGAATCTGTGAACGTAACAACCAAGCGGGTAGAAGAATTGTTAGAAAAAATCAACAATAATACAATCAAAACAGAGACTCCAATTCGCATTGACGATCACTTAACAG CTTTGAATATAAGGTGTATTGAACGTTTGTATGGTGATCATGGGCTCGATGTATTGGAGGTGTTAAGAAAGAACACTTCTCTTGCTTTGCCTGTTATATTAACTCGTTTAAAGCAGAAACAAGAAGAATGGGCAAGATGTCGTGCTGATTTTAATAAAGTTTGGGCTGAGATTTATTCCAAGAATTATCACAAATCCCTCGATCACCGTAGCTTCTATTTCAAGCAGCAGGACACAAAGAGTTTGAGCACAAAAG CCTTGCTAGCAGAGATCAAGGAAATTAGTGAGAAGAAGCGAAAAGAAGATGATGTTCTTCTTGCTTTTGCTGCTGGCAATAGACGACCTATTATACCAAATATGGAATTTGAGTACCCAGATCCTGACATTCATGAGGACTTATATCAACTCATCAAATACTCATGTGGGGAAGTTTGTACAACCGAACAATTAGACAAAGTGATGAAGATTTGGACAACTTTCTTGGAGCCCATGCTTGGTGTTCCCTCTCGGCCTCAGGGTGCAGAGGACACTGAAGATGTTGTGAAGGCAAAGAATCATACTTCTAAAAGTGGAGAAAGTGAAGGGAGCCCAAGTGGTGGTGGTTCTGCAGTCATCAACAAGCATTCAAATTCTTCTAGAAATGGAGATGAAAGTATTCAACCTGAGCAATCGAGTTCTTCTAGAGCTTGGTTGCTAAATGGAGATAATGGAGTTAAAGAAAATGGTTCTCCAGATGCAGATCGTCTGGTGCGCAAGAGTGACACTTCTTGCAATACTGTTCAACATGATAAGACGCAGATTAATGCACCTTCAGCTGATGAAACATCAGTTATTGGCAAACAATCTACTTGCATTGAGCGATTGCTAAATTCAAACACATCACTTGCACCTGCAGCAGAGCTAAGTAATGGAAGAATTAACATAGAATCAG GTATGAGTGTTACTCCCTCAAGACCTATTAATGGTGCCATTAACAGTGGGCTTGCATTAGGTTCAAGTGAAATGTTAGCTTCATCAGAG GCTGGTGAATTTTCAAGACCAATTGTATCTACGAATGGAGCAGCAACAGAAGGTGTCAAGAGTCACAGATATAATGATGGATCTGCTGCACAATTTAAAATTGAAAGAGAGGAGGGTGAATTATCTCCAAATGGAGATTTTGAGGAGGATAACTTTGCAGCATATGGAGAAGCTGGTTTAGAGGCTGCACACAAGGCAAAGGAAGGTGCTGGAAGTAGGCAATTCCAAACAAGACCTGGAGAAGAAACATGTGCAGAAGCAGCAGGTGAAAATGATGCTGATGCTGATGATGAAGGTGATGAAAGTGCTCAAAGGTCATCGGAGGACAGTGAGAATCCCTCTGAAAATGGTGATGTCTCAGGAAGTGAGTCTGGTGATGGTGAAGATTGCTCTAGAGAAGAGCATGAGGAAGATGGAGAGCATGATCATGATAATAAAGCTGAAAGTGAAGGTGAGGCTGAAGGGATGGCTGATGCCCATGATGTTGAAGGGGATGGGAATATGTTGCCATTTTCAGAACGTTTTCTTCTAAATGTGAAGCCTCTGGCAAAGCATGTTCCCCCATCACTGCATGACAAAGAAAAGGGTTCTCGGGTTTTCTATGGAAATGATTCCTTCTATGTGCTTTTTAGGCTTCACCAA ACATTGTATGAGAGAATACAATCAGCAAAAATCAATTCATCATCTGCTGAAAGGAAATGGAGAGCTTCAAGTGATACAAGTCCTAGTGATCTCTATGCCAG GTTTAGGAGTGCTCTGTACAACTTACTTGACGGTTCTTCTGATAATACTAAATTTGAGGATGATTGTCGAGCTATTATTGGAACCCAGTCATATCTCCTGTTCACTTTGGACAAGTTGATATATAAACTTGTCAAACAG CTCCAAACAGTAGCGACCGATGAGATGGACAACAAGCTACTCCAACTATATGCATATGAAAAATCAAGAAAGCCTGGAAGATTTGTTGATATAGTTTATCATGAAAATACCCGCGTCCTTCTGCACGATGAGAATATATATCGTATTGAATGT TCTTCCACACCAACCCATTTGTCCGTCCAGCTCATGGACTTCGGACATGATAAGCCCGAAGTGACTGCTGTTTCCATGGATCCTAATTTTGCAGCCTATCTGCAAAATGACTTCCTTGCAATTGTCCCGGAGAAAAAAGAGAAGCCTGGAATATTCCTGAAGAG GAATAAACACGCTTGTGCAAATCCAGATGAATGCCAGGCCATGGAAGGATTTCAAGTTTTTAATGGTTTAGAGTGCAAGATTGCATGCATTTCCTCTAAA GTATCCTATGTTTTAGATACGGAAGACTTTTTGTTCCGAACAAAAAAGAGAAGGAAATTGTTGCAAATGAACAGCTCATGTCATGACCAAGCAAAGATAACAAAAAAAGTACAGCAGTTCCACAGATGGTTATCTAGCTCATAA